The following DNA comes from Flavisolibacter ginsenosidimutans.
GTGATTTTATCGTTGGCGAAAGCCTTTTACATTGTAAGCATTTTTATGCACCTCGGCGATGAATTGCGCAACATGATCATGACCGTCGTGGTGCCGCTCATGCTTTTTGTATGGTTCATAGGCGCCTTTTTATGGGATGGCAACGCTTTCCGTACCATTCGCAACCGTTATGATAAAAGCTTTCAGGAGCAATACGAGCACAAAGGCGTTCAACCGCCTGCCGTAAAACAAGACACAGCCGTTCATCCGTTGCATTGATCACAAATTGCCGGGATTAGGAAATGATTGTCAGGATGCTTTATGCCAAAAACCTCACCACAGGGAATAGAGCATAAGCTTTT
Coding sequences within:
- a CDS encoding cytochrome C oxidase subunit IV family protein; this encodes MDQHHSESAEITFHHEPATGTKRIWKTFWILLVITIIELSLGLTMYVLHDLSIGMVLLIKGVIVILSLAKAFYIVSIFMHLGDELRNMIMTVVVPLMLFVWFIGAFLWDGNAFRTIRNRYDKSFQEQYEHKGVQPPAVKQDTAVHPLH